A section of the Dioscorea rotundata plastid, complete genome genome encodes:
- the rpl23 gene encoding ribosomal protein L23: protein MDVIKYAVFTEKSIRLLGNNQYTSNVESGSTRTEIKHWVELFFGVKVIAMNSHRLPGKGRRMGPIMGHTMHYRRMIITLQPGYSIPPLIEKRT from the coding sequence ATGGATGTAATCAAATATGCAGTATTTACAGAAAAAAGTATTCGGTTATTGGGGAACAATCAATATACTTCTAATGTCGAATCAGGATCAACTAGGACAGAAATAAAGCATTGGGTCGAACTCTTCTTTGGTGTCAAGGTAATAGCTATGAATAGTCATCGACTCCCGGGAAAGGGTAGAAGAATGGGACCTATTATGGGACATACAATGCATTACAGACGTATGATCATTACGCTTCAACCGGGTTATTCTATTCCACCTCTTATAGAGAAAAGAACTTAA